From the Candidatus Binatia bacterium genome, one window contains:
- a CDS encoding YicC family protein: MKSMTGFGGAQVAAPGGRVTVEVKSVNSRFLELRIGLPREQQVLEADLRKIVQACVERGRVEVSVRREGRAGRKTKVEADLKLAREITSAWKRVGKELKLPGDLDLAFLRSAAGDIVRTAEETPEPAKDATAIRTALKRALQAHDRERVREGAHLEKDMKKRLKALVRLRARAAKLAGTLRKVLMDRLNGRIADLMGEQAPEPARIVQEVALAVDRGDVSEELARLESHLAALGDLLDAQDPVGKRIEFLLQEILREVNTVGSKANHLPMTETVLEAKGEIEKLREQVANVE; this comes from the coding sequence ATGAAGAGCATGACCGGGTTCGGGGGCGCCCAGGTTGCGGCCCCCGGCGGCCGAGTGACCGTCGAAGTGAAGAGCGTGAACTCGCGTTTCCTCGAACTGCGAATCGGGCTTCCGCGTGAACAACAGGTACTCGAAGCGGATCTGCGCAAGATCGTTCAGGCTTGTGTCGAGCGTGGCCGAGTCGAAGTGTCCGTAAGACGTGAAGGGCGCGCGGGACGGAAGACCAAGGTCGAGGCCGACCTGAAGCTTGCGCGTGAGATCACGTCGGCCTGGAAACGCGTGGGCAAGGAACTCAAACTGCCCGGGGACCTCGATCTGGCGTTCCTGCGGTCCGCCGCAGGCGACATCGTGCGTACGGCGGAAGAGACCCCGGAACCGGCCAAGGACGCCACCGCGATCCGAACGGCTCTGAAGCGGGCGCTTCAGGCGCACGACCGCGAGCGGGTTCGCGAGGGTGCACACCTCGAGAAGGACATGAAGAAGCGTCTGAAGGCCTTGGTGCGCCTGCGCGCCCGTGCGGCAAAGCTGGCCGGTACGCTTCGCAAGGTCCTTATGGACCGGCTGAACGGCCGTATCGCCGATTTGATGGGAGAACAGGCGCCCGAGCCCGCACGGATCGTTCAAGAGGTCGCGCTCGCGGTCGATCGTGGAGACGTATCCGAGGAGTTGGCGAGGCTCGAGAGCCACCTGGCTGCCCTCGGCGATCTCCTCGATGCCCAAGATCCGGTCGGCAAGCGGATCGAGTTCCTGCTGCAGGAGATTCTGCGCGAGGTGAACACCGTCGGTTCGAAGGCGAATCACCTGCCGATGACCGAGACGGTCCTCGAGGCGAAGGGCGAGATCGAGAAGCTCCGCGAGCAGGTGGCGAACGTCGAATGA
- the mutL gene encoding DNA mismatch repair endonuclease MutL: MTSAAQAPTPKRIELLDPLVADQIAAGEVIERPASVVKELVENALDAGATDIRVELEAGGRDRIRVQDDGFGMSPENAERACLRHATSKLSTIDQLTGIATLGFRGEALASIASVARVEIRTRERGSDVGTRLVVESGAVREAEPAGVPEGTSIEVTELFATVPARRKFLRKAQTEQGHIVEWLQRIALARPDVGFQCVHGTRQLLRHPAVRRPEERLRQVLGADRARDMVPVSWDEDGISVRGFASRPGTSFAQARHVLPFVGGRHVRDRLLLRAILDAYRALLPQGRYPSAVLFLEVPGEMVDVNVHPTKTEVRFADSDAVFGVTLRAVRAALAGPGLRAAEAVEGTGGVESDGATTPTTAPGRVSEALQRYVIRSDAGGGGNAGSARERFSPRISPAHREPVRSTAPIRPRESGSLLPVVESTPRADGAPPEPFAALRVLGQALNGYVVCAYGEGLVLIDQHAAHERVRFERLRAAAPEEAASQRLLVPAVVELGSVERVRLIDAKADLARAGFEVEEFGDKALIVRAIPAALDVTTDARELLEQLAADLAEVGVSDRLASARDALLARVACHGAVRVGDPLSAEEMKKLVAELDTIPFASTCPHGRPLLIQLDRNEIERRVGRT, encoded by the coding sequence ATGACGTCCGCAGCGCAGGCCCCGACCCCGAAACGGATCGAGCTCCTCGATCCGCTCGTCGCCGACCAGATCGCCGCCGGCGAGGTGATCGAGCGGCCCGCGTCGGTTGTGAAGGAGCTCGTCGAGAATGCGCTCGACGCCGGCGCGACCGACATCCGCGTTGAGCTCGAGGCCGGCGGCCGCGATCGGATCCGCGTGCAGGACGACGGCTTCGGAATGTCTCCCGAGAACGCCGAGCGCGCCTGCCTGCGGCACGCGACCAGCAAGCTGTCGACGATCGACCAGCTCACGGGCATCGCGACGCTGGGGTTTCGCGGGGAGGCGCTCGCGAGCATTGCGTCTGTCGCGCGGGTCGAGATCCGCACCCGGGAGCGGGGCTCGGACGTCGGTACGCGATTGGTCGTCGAGAGCGGCGCGGTTCGGGAAGCCGAGCCGGCCGGGGTCCCCGAGGGCACGTCGATCGAAGTGACGGAGCTCTTCGCGACGGTGCCCGCCCGTCGCAAGTTCCTGCGCAAGGCGCAGACGGAGCAGGGGCACATCGTGGAGTGGCTGCAGCGAATCGCGCTCGCCCGACCGGATGTCGGCTTTCAGTGCGTGCACGGAACCCGGCAGCTTCTGCGTCACCCCGCCGTACGCCGCCCCGAAGAGCGACTCCGCCAGGTGCTCGGTGCGGACCGCGCGCGCGACATGGTGCCGGTCTCGTGGGACGAAGACGGGATATCGGTTCGCGGTTTCGCCTCCCGGCCCGGGACTTCGTTCGCGCAGGCTCGCCACGTGCTGCCTTTCGTTGGCGGCCGGCATGTACGTGATCGTCTGCTTCTGCGGGCGATCCTCGACGCCTATCGCGCCTTGCTGCCGCAGGGGCGCTATCCGTCGGCGGTGTTGTTCCTCGAGGTGCCCGGCGAGATGGTCGACGTGAACGTGCATCCGACCAAGACCGAGGTTCGATTCGCCGACTCCGATGCGGTCTTCGGTGTGACGCTTCGCGCGGTGCGCGCCGCGCTCGCGGGTCCCGGATTACGGGCCGCCGAGGCGGTGGAGGGAACAGGAGGGGTGGAATCCGACGGGGCGACGACACCGACGACGGCACCTGGTCGGGTCTCGGAGGCTCTTCAGCGGTACGTGATTCGTAGCGACGCGGGCGGCGGTGGCAACGCGGGGAGTGCTCGAGAGCGCTTCTCGCCACGGATCTCGCCTGCCCATCGCGAACCGGTCCGCAGCACCGCGCCGATCCGTCCGCGTGAGAGCGGCTCGCTGCTGCCGGTGGTCGAGTCGACGCCGCGTGCGGATGGGGCCCCGCCCGAGCCCTTCGCCGCTCTGCGCGTGCTCGGCCAGGCACTGAACGGCTACGTCGTGTGCGCCTATGGCGAGGGCCTCGTTCTGATCGATCAGCATGCGGCCCACGAGCGGGTCCGGTTCGAGCGGCTGCGCGCCGCCGCACCGGAAGAGGCGGCGAGCCAGCGTCTTCTGGTCCCGGCCGTCGTCGAGTTGGGCTCGGTCGAACGGGTGCGATTGATCGACGCGAAGGCGGATCTCGCCCGTGCGGGCTTCGAAGTCGAAGAGTTCGGGGACAAGGCGCTCATCGTGCGCGCGATCCCGGCGGCGCTCGACGTGACGACTGATGCGCGCGAGTTGCTCGAGCAGCTTGCGGCCGATCTGGCCGAGGTTGGTGTGAGCGATCGGCTGGCTTCGGCGCGAGATGCGCTCCTTGCGCGCGTGGCCTGTCACGGCGCCGTCCGGGTCGGCGACCCGCTGTCGGCGGAAGAGATGAAGAAGCTCGTCGCCGAGCTCGACACGATCCCGTTCGCCTCGACGTGCCCGCACGGTCGGCCGTTGCTGATTCAGCTCGATCGAAACGAGATCGAGCGGCGGGTCGGCCGCACGTGA
- the miaA gene encoding tRNA (adenosine(37)-N6)-dimethylallyltransferase MiaA, translating into MIQASGEARPRVVAVVGPTAAGKTDLAAEVARASNGEVVSVDSRQVFRRLDIGTAKPSAELRADVPHHLVDVVEPDEPFDVARFQDLGRAAIEDTLGRGQAVVLCGGSGLYLRALTEGLCPAPPADPDMRAELACERAERGLEALHRELSVVDPAAAKRIAPRDAVRIIRALEVARLTGRPLSEWQRDHAFADRPYEVLVLVLSPESAALDDRIVLRTDKMWKDGLLEETRGILEAGFDGRLQPLQAIGYREAQAVLRGEMEVPAAIERIRIDTRRYAKRQRTWFRRLEGAEWLDGSESSGTVTDRAARFLERGP; encoded by the coding sequence GTGATTCAGGCTTCGGGCGAAGCGCGCCCCCGCGTGGTCGCCGTCGTCGGTCCCACGGCGGCCGGCAAGACCGATCTCGCGGCCGAGGTCGCGCGTGCGTCGAACGGAGAGGTGGTTTCGGTCGACTCCCGGCAGGTCTTCCGGCGCCTCGACATCGGTACCGCCAAGCCGTCGGCTGAGCTGCGTGCTGACGTGCCGCACCATCTCGTCGACGTCGTGGAGCCCGACGAGCCGTTCGACGTCGCCCGCTTCCAGGACCTGGGTCGGGCCGCGATCGAGGATACTCTCGGCCGTGGGCAGGCCGTCGTGCTGTGCGGCGGAAGTGGTCTGTACCTTCGCGCGCTTACCGAGGGACTTTGCCCGGCGCCGCCCGCCGATCCGGACATGCGCGCCGAGCTCGCTTGCGAGCGAGCCGAACGCGGGCTGGAGGCCCTCCACCGAGAGCTCTCCGTCGTCGATCCTGCGGCGGCCAAGCGGATCGCTCCCCGCGATGCGGTTCGGATCATCCGCGCTCTCGAGGTCGCGCGTTTGACAGGCCGCCCCCTGTCGGAGTGGCAGCGGGATCATGCCTTCGCCGACCGTCCGTACGAGGTCCTCGTCCTGGTCCTCTCGCCGGAGTCCGCGGCCCTGGACGACCGAATCGTGCTCCGGACGGATAAGATGTGGAAGGACGGGCTGCTCGAAGAGACGCGGGGGATTCTGGAGGCCGGTTTCGACGGCCGCCTGCAGCCGCTGCAGGCTATTGGCTACCGGGAGGCACAGGCCGTGCTCCGGGGCGAGATGGAGGTTCCCGCCGCGATCGAACGGATCCGGATCGACACCCGCCGCTACGCGAAACGGCAGCGAACCTGGTTTCGTCGGCTCGAGGGCGCCGAGTGGCTGGATGGATCGGAGAGCTCCGGTACGGTCACCGACCGCGCGGCTCGATTCCTGGAACGTGGACCGTGA
- the gmk gene encoding guanylate kinase → MSAPSGGGKTTLVKVALDADRGLSLSVSLTTRQPRVGEVDGRDYFFVAADEFDKRREAGEFAEWAEVFDHAYATPRGPLEDAIREGRDVLLDVDIQGARALKKLYGADAVGIFVVPPSFAALESRLRSRGTDSEEQVARRLQRVRTEMSATSETEVYDYRIINEDRDVAAAEIRAILMAERLRLTRVPDPTLD, encoded by the coding sequence GTGTCGGCCCCATCGGGCGGCGGGAAGACGACACTCGTGAAGGTCGCGCTCGACGCGGATCGAGGGCTCTCGCTTTCGGTCTCTCTCACGACGCGGCAGCCGCGGGTGGGGGAAGTCGACGGCCGCGACTACTTCTTCGTCGCCGCGGACGAGTTCGACAAGCGGCGTGAAGCCGGGGAGTTTGCGGAGTGGGCCGAGGTGTTCGACCACGCCTACGCGACGCCGCGCGGCCCCCTCGAAGATGCGATCCGGGAAGGCCGGGACGTTCTGCTGGACGTCGACATCCAGGGAGCGCGCGCCCTGAAGAAGCTCTACGGCGCCGACGCCGTCGGGATTTTTGTCGTACCGCCGAGCTTCGCTGCACTGGAGAGTCGGTTGCGCTCGCGAGGGACCGATAGCGAAGAGCAGGTGGCGCGCAGACTCCAGCGGGTTCGTACCGAGATGAGTGCTACGTCGGAGACCGAGGTCTACGACTATCGGATCATCAACGAGGATCGCGATGTGGCCGCGGCGGAGATCCGAGCCATCTTGATGGCGGAGCGGCTACGGCTCACCCGCGTCCCGGATCCGACGCTGGACTGA
- a CDS encoding glycosyltransferase family 4 protein, which translates to MKVLHVDPEYTFGGGETQVLALVTHLRQHGHTSVLATPTSGELGTRAAAADFLVEDLRAEFGHDPRGGFTLRRLVRAHQPDIVHLHTARALSLAAYRPSGTPAVVTRRMDYAPRGARAYVGWLYNQVDRIIAVSQAACSAMGSRGVAPERVTVVPSGVAVDHFAQADRASGRAALSIDAEQKVVSIVGSLHARKGHSVLLKAVAALRGEGLDVLCLAAGEGPEHEALNAQARTLGLSERVRLLGHIEDVLPVLAAADVVAQPSVAEGLGVAAVEGMASGRPVVASRVGGLMETIRHDIEGLLVPIGDVRAFADGLGACLRDPELSARLGAAGRLRAAQFSTEAMARGNEAVYERLLVGRPARESDS; encoded by the coding sequence ATGAAAGTCCTTCACGTAGATCCCGAGTACACCTTCGGCGGCGGCGAGACACAGGTCCTTGCGCTCGTGACGCACCTTCGACAACACGGGCACACGTCCGTCCTGGCGACGCCGACGAGTGGCGAGCTCGGAACGCGTGCCGCGGCGGCCGATTTCCTCGTCGAGGACCTTCGCGCAGAGTTCGGGCACGATCCGCGCGGCGGCTTCACGCTGCGCCGATTGGTCAGGGCGCATCAGCCGGACATCGTTCACCTCCACACCGCGCGGGCTCTGTCTCTTGCGGCGTACCGTCCATCCGGAACGCCGGCTGTGGTGACGCGCCGAATGGACTACGCGCCCCGCGGCGCGCGGGCTTACGTGGGCTGGTTGTACAACCAAGTCGATCGGATCATCGCAGTGTCGCAGGCGGCGTGCTCCGCCATGGGTTCTCGCGGGGTCGCGCCGGAGCGGGTGACGGTCGTACCGAGTGGTGTGGCGGTCGATCACTTCGCGCAGGCCGATCGGGCGTCGGGTCGCGCCGCGCTCTCCATCGATGCCGAGCAGAAGGTCGTCTCGATCGTCGGCAGCCTGCATGCTCGCAAAGGGCACTCGGTGCTTCTCAAGGCCGTCGCCGCGCTGCGCGGAGAGGGCCTCGACGTCCTCTGTCTGGCGGCGGGCGAGGGGCCCGAGCACGAGGCTCTCAACGCACAAGCGCGCACGCTCGGACTGTCCGAGCGCGTTCGGCTGCTCGGCCACATCGAAGACGTTCTTCCGGTTCTCGCGGCGGCTGACGTCGTGGCGCAGCCCTCCGTAGCCGAGGGGCTCGGCGTCGCGGCCGTCGAGGGGATGGCGAGCGGACGGCCCGTCGTGGCGAGCCGCGTCGGAGGCCTCATGGAGACGATCCGGCACGACATCGAGGGGCTTCTGGTGCCGATCGGAGACGTACGGGCCTTCGCCGACGGGCTCGGAGCGTGTCTCCGGGACCCCGAGCTGAGCGCCCGGCTGGGAGCCGCGGGACGCCTGCGCGCCGCCCAGTTCTCGACCGAGGCGATGGCGCGAGGCAACGAGGCGGTGTACGAACGCCTGCTCGTGGGCCGGCCGGCCCGCGAATCGGATTCATGA
- the rpmB gene encoding 50S ribosomal protein L28 has protein sequence MARDCDICGKRRSVGNNVSHANNKTRRTWKPNLQTVRANLSGTIRRILVCTRCLRSGKVVKVSGSRPESIRTAPVTPA, from the coding sequence ATGGCACGCGATTGCGACATCTGCGGAAAACGACGTTCGGTCGGAAACAACGTCAGTCACGCGAACAACAAGACCCGACGTACTTGGAAGCCGAACCTGCAAACGGTGCGAGCCAACCTTTCGGGGACCATTCGACGAATCCTCGTCTGCACCCGCTGCCTGCGATCTGGTAAGGTCGTGAAGGTCAGCGGCTCGCGGCCGGAGTCGATTCGTACCGCTCCCGTCACCCCCGCCTAG
- the pheA gene encoding prephenate dehydratase gives MSTKKKSRPPAPKTRARTALDKLRVRIDEIDDEIVAQLGERYQVVEQVQAAKKRDGGVVFQPERERSQLRRLHRLNERAGSPVKADALEAIFREILSASRALQTAISVAYLGPAGTFSERAAIEQFGSAADLLPVASIPEVFRVVERGQATFGVVPIENSTAGMVGPTLDAFVQSPLQIVAERQLLIRHSLLAKGPGRGRIKKIVSHPQSLSQCREWLAGHMPGIPTQEVASNAEAAAAAAKSPTTGAIAGQDAARVYGLRVLAGGIQDVPHNVTRFLVIAPESATPPTMSDKVSVIFSVKNEPGMLYDSLKPLAGQGIDLLKIESRPMRGRIWDYLFFVDFGGELANPKVRRAMNAMKKNCVWFKVLGSYPAAVAK, from the coding sequence GTGAGTACGAAGAAGAAGTCGCGCCCACCGGCGCCGAAGACTCGCGCGCGAACCGCACTCGACAAGCTCCGGGTGCGGATCGACGAGATCGACGACGAGATCGTCGCGCAGCTGGGTGAGCGGTACCAGGTCGTCGAGCAGGTCCAGGCGGCGAAGAAGCGCGACGGGGGCGTCGTCTTCCAGCCCGAGAGAGAGCGGTCGCAGCTCCGACGCCTCCACCGGCTGAACGAGCGCGCAGGGAGCCCCGTCAAGGCGGACGCGCTCGAGGCGATCTTCCGCGAGATCCTGTCTGCGTCGCGCGCCCTTCAGACCGCGATCTCGGTCGCGTACCTCGGCCCCGCGGGAACCTTCTCGGAGCGCGCCGCGATCGAGCAGTTCGGATCTGCGGCCGATCTTCTCCCGGTTGCGTCGATCCCTGAGGTCTTCCGGGTCGTCGAGCGGGGACAGGCCACCTTCGGGGTCGTTCCCATCGAGAACTCGACTGCCGGAATGGTGGGTCCGACGCTCGACGCGTTCGTCCAGAGTCCGCTTCAGATCGTTGCGGAACGCCAGCTTCTGATCCGACACTCCTTGCTGGCCAAGGGGCCGGGCCGCGGCCGGATCAAGAAGATCGTCTCGCATCCGCAATCGCTGAGTCAGTGTCGCGAATGGCTTGCGGGACACATGCCCGGCATTCCGACGCAGGAAGTGGCGAGCAACGCGGAGGCGGCCGCGGCCGCGGCGAAGAGCCCGACGACGGGTGCGATCGCCGGCCAGGACGCGGCGCGGGTCTACGGGCTGCGGGTTCTCGCGGGCGGCATCCAGGACGTGCCCCACAACGTCACCCGCTTCCTCGTGATCGCACCCGAGTCCGCGACCCCGCCGACGATGAGTGACAAGGTTTCCGTGATCTTCTCGGTGAAGAACGAGCCCGGCATGCTGTACGACAGCCTGAAGCCGCTCGCGGGGCAGGGGATCGATCTCCTCAAGATCGAGTCCCGTCCGATGCGGGGCCGGATCTGGGACTACCTTTTCTTCGTCGACTTCGGTGGTGAGCTCGCGAATCCGAAGGTTCGCCGGGCGATGAACGCGATGAAGAAGAACTGCGTCTGGTTCAAAGTGCTGGGCTCGTACCCGGCCGCGGTGGCGAAGTGA
- a CDS encoding Rid family detoxifying hydrolase, with product MESAKAPAAVATEDAPAALGAYSQAVVAGGLIFCSGQIGLDPKTGEVVAGGVEAETERVLTNLEAVLAAAGADFGRVTKATIYLVDIADFAAVNAIYARRLGDARPARAAVGVASLPKGARVEIDAIAVAS from the coding sequence ATGGAATCTGCCAAGGCACCCGCCGCCGTCGCCACCGAAGACGCCCCCGCCGCGCTCGGCGCTTACTCCCAGGCCGTGGTCGCTGGTGGACTGATATTCTGCTCCGGGCAGATCGGGTTGGATCCGAAGACGGGAGAGGTGGTCGCGGGGGGTGTCGAGGCTGAGACCGAGCGGGTGCTGACCAACCTGGAAGCCGTTCTGGCGGCCGCCGGGGCCGATTTCGGGCGGGTGACCAAGGCGACGATCTATCTGGTCGATATTGCCGATTTTGCGGCTGTGAATGCGATCTACGCGCGCCGCCTGGGAGACGCCCGACCGGCCCGGGCGGCGGTCGGTGTGGCCTCCCTGCCAAAGGGGGCACGGGTCGAAATCGACGCGATCGCCGTGGCCTCCTAG
- the rfaE1 gene encoding D-glycero-beta-D-manno-heptose-7-phosphate kinase — MTASEQRRLLRLVSAFAKKRILVVGDLMLDRFIFGDVRRISPEAPVPVVRVTHESVHPGGAGNVVANLASLGARPVVAGWIGRDAAGRTITDLLKKLGADASGLFTTAEVQSIEKTRILAHSQQVVRLDREARRPSPRLTKRLLDVVGKKLRGADAVLVSDYGKGAVSPALLDFLADRRESGKFAYLIDPKQPNFDSYRGATLVKPNEVEATAAAGLEIEDTKSLGAAGRKLLDRWQSDAVMISRGENGLSLFQRGASPRNFPAVAREVFDVTGAGDTVMAVASLSLAAGGTLEEAALLANLAAAIVVGKVGTATLEPKELLAAVRNARPRTTTRRRKP; from the coding sequence ATGACGGCATCGGAACAGCGCAGACTCCTTCGCCTCGTCTCGGCGTTCGCCAAGAAGCGGATTCTGGTGGTCGGGGACCTCATGCTCGATCGGTTCATCTTCGGCGACGTCCGCCGAATCTCGCCGGAGGCTCCGGTGCCGGTCGTGCGCGTCACGCACGAGAGCGTGCATCCCGGGGGGGCCGGGAACGTCGTCGCCAACCTCGCCTCGCTCGGTGCTCGGCCGGTCGTCGCCGGTTGGATCGGCCGTGATGCGGCGGGGCGCACGATCACGGATCTGTTGAAGAAACTCGGCGCGGATGCGTCCGGGCTCTTCACGACGGCCGAAGTTCAGTCCATCGAGAAGACGCGCATCCTCGCGCACAGCCAGCAGGTCGTTCGGCTCGACCGCGAGGCCCGGCGACCGAGCCCACGTCTGACGAAGCGCCTGCTCGACGTCGTCGGGAAGAAGCTCCGCGGTGCGGACGCGGTTCTCGTGTCCGACTACGGGAAGGGGGCCGTGTCGCCGGCCCTGCTCGACTTCCTGGCGGACCGACGCGAGTCCGGAAAGTTCGCGTACCTCATCGATCCCAAGCAGCCGAACTTCGATTCCTACCGTGGCGCAACGTTGGTGAAGCCGAACGAGGTCGAAGCCACGGCCGCCGCCGGGCTCGAGATCGAGGATACGAAGTCGCTCGGGGCCGCGGGCCGCAAGCTTCTCGACCGATGGCAGAGCGACGCCGTCATGATCTCGCGCGGGGAGAACGGTCTTTCGCTGTTTCAGCGCGGGGCTTCGCCCCGGAACTTCCCGGCCGTTGCGCGGGAGGTCTTCGACGTCACGGGTGCGGGCGATACGGTCATGGCGGTCGCATCGCTCTCACTTGCCGCGGGCGGCACGTTGGAGGAAGCGGCGCTTCTCGCCAACCTGGCGGCGGCCATCGTGGTTGGCAAGGTTGGAACCGCGACGTTGGAACCCAAGGAACTACTGGCCGCGGTCCGAAACGCCCGGCCGCGCACCACCACACGGAGACGGAAGCCATGA
- a CDS encoding bifunctional (p)ppGpp synthetase/guanosine-3',5'-bis(diphosphate) 3'-pyrophosphohydrolase encodes MRLEGLVSKIQGYLPGAELDLIRRAYEFSAEKHKSQRRASGEPYVSHPLAVASIIGDLRLDVPSVVTGLLHDTVEDTLTSLGQVEALFGSEIATLVDGVTKISQINFRTREEHRAENIRKMIIAMSEDLRVILIKLADRTHNMRTLGGLPPDKQAKVAQETLDIFAPLAHRLGIYWMKSEMEDNALHALHPEVFYQLKRAVSKKKTEREKYIREVQAVLERQFEAAGMECFVHGRPKHFYSIYQKMRSQNLLYEQVYDLVAFRVVVDTARECYEALGVVHGQWKPVPGRFKDYIALPKGNGYQSLHTTVIGPRGERIEVQIRSSEMHRFAEQGIAAHWTHKEGGGIDQEEIQRFQWLRQMLEWQQHVRDPNEFLHSFKEDLVPDEVYVFTPKGDLLHFPAGATIIDFAYRIHSEVGHRCTGARVAGRLVPLRYKLQNGDTIEIITTQHQQPSRDWLKMVRTPRAKERIREWIKAEESTRSVEVGREILARDLAHFNLDLVKLSSDGTLDRVAHELGVEDFASLVTDVGYGKITPRQVIERLVPAEELEKPEVREGPLARLFRVVARRPAASGIKVSGLDDVLVRVARCCDPLPGEPITGLSSHGRGVTVHSAECATALEADPQRRVQCVWDGKPDSLRPIRLEVLCIDQPGLLAAISKAIAQTGVNIRNADARGIEDGKALNTFEVMVLGIADLNKVIRNLSRVKGVMRVDRVRG; translated from the coding sequence GTGCGACTCGAGGGACTCGTCTCGAAGATCCAGGGGTACCTGCCCGGTGCGGAGTTGGATCTCATCCGCCGTGCGTACGAATTCTCGGCCGAGAAGCACAAGAGCCAGCGACGGGCGAGCGGCGAACCCTACGTTTCGCACCCTCTCGCGGTCGCGAGCATCATCGGCGATCTGAGGCTCGACGTCCCGAGCGTCGTGACGGGCCTCCTGCACGACACCGTCGAGGACACGCTCACGAGCCTCGGCCAGGTCGAGGCACTCTTCGGATCCGAGATCGCCACTCTCGTGGACGGTGTGACGAAGATCTCGCAGATCAATTTCCGGACCCGCGAGGAGCACCGTGCGGAGAACATCCGCAAGATGATCATCGCGATGTCGGAAGATCTGCGCGTGATCCTCATCAAACTCGCGGACCGCACGCACAACATGCGCACTCTCGGAGGGCTTCCGCCCGACAAGCAGGCCAAGGTCGCGCAGGAGACGCTCGACATCTTCGCTCCACTCGCGCACCGCCTCGGCATCTATTGGATGAAGAGCGAGATGGAAGACAACGCTCTCCACGCGCTGCACCCGGAAGTGTTCTATCAACTCAAGCGCGCGGTCTCGAAGAAGAAGACCGAGCGCGAGAAGTACATCCGCGAAGTGCAGGCCGTCCTCGAGAGGCAGTTCGAAGCGGCGGGCATGGAGTGCTTCGTTCACGGCCGCCCGAAGCACTTCTACTCGATCTACCAAAAGATGCGGAGCCAGAACCTCCTGTACGAACAGGTCTACGACCTGGTCGCGTTTCGCGTCGTCGTCGACACGGCGCGGGAGTGTTACGAGGCGCTCGGCGTCGTGCATGGGCAGTGGAAGCCGGTTCCGGGGAGGTTCAAGGACTACATCGCCCTGCCCAAGGGGAACGGCTATCAGTCGCTCCATACGACGGTGATCGGGCCCCGCGGCGAGCGGATCGAGGTTCAGATACGCAGTTCCGAGATGCACCGGTTCGCCGAACAGGGGATCGCCGCGCACTGGACGCACAAGGAAGGCGGCGGGATCGACCAGGAGGAGATCCAGCGCTTTCAGTGGCTCCGTCAGATGCTGGAGTGGCAGCAGCACGTGCGAGATCCGAACGAGTTCCTGCATTCGTTCAAAGAAGATCTCGTGCCGGACGAGGTCTACGTGTTCACACCGAAGGGCGATCTTCTGCACTTCCCGGCTGGCGCGACGATCATCGATTTCGCGTACCGAATTCACTCCGAAGTGGGACATCGGTGCACCGGCGCCCGCGTCGCGGGACGTCTGGTGCCTCTGCGCTACAAGCTGCAGAACGGCGACACGATCGAGATCATCACCACCCAGCACCAGCAGCCCAGTCGGGACTGGCTGAAGATGGTACGTACGCCGCGCGCGAAGGAGCGCATCCGAGAGTGGATCAAGGCAGAGGAGTCGACTCGGAGCGTTGAGGTTGGGCGGGAGATCCTGGCGCGGGATCTCGCACACTTCAACCTCGATCTCGTGAAGCTGTCTTCCGACGGGACGCTCGACCGTGTGGCGCACGAACTCGGGGTCGAAGACTTCGCGAGCCTCGTCACGGATGTCGGCTATGGGAAGATCACCCCGCGTCAGGTCATCGAGCGGCTGGTGCCGGCCGAAGAGCTGGAGAAGCCGGAGGTCCGCGAAGGCCCGCTCGCTCGTCTGTTCCGAGTGGTGGCTCGCCGCCCGGCGGCGAGCGGGATCAAGGTTTCCGGACTGGACGACGTCCTCGTTCGCGTCGCGCGCTGTTGCGATCCGCTGCCGGGCGAACCGATCACCGGCCTCAGCTCGCACGGTCGGGGCGTGACGGTCCATTCCGCCGAATGCGCGACGGCGCTCGAAGCGGACCCGCAACGCCGGGTCCAGTGCGTCTGGGACGGGAAGCCCGACTCGCTCCGGCCCATTCGCCTCGAGGTGCTCTGCATCGATCAGCCGGGCCTGCTCGCGGCCATCAGCAAGGCAATCGCACAGACCGGGGTGAACATCCGGAACGCGGATGCGCGCGGCATCGAAGACGGAAAGGCACTGAACACGTTCGAGGTGATGGTCCTCGGGATCGCTGATCTGAACAAGGTCATCCGAAACCTGAGTCGGGTGAAGGGCGTGATGCGCGTCGACCGGGTTCGCGGGTGA